From a region of the Parabacteroides sp. FAFU027 genome:
- a CDS encoding DUF4251 domain-containing protein yields the protein MKTINFIGLALISFLIMSCSSGKSVLGKVDKYAWIVQRIDSGKFKIEVNQAYPMPGTVSEGVINLTSVYTLEIRNDSVLSWLPYYGRAYVAPMDPNRGGLEFMEPYSNYKKIYSSKKGFTINFNAKTKEDNYRFVVEIGPEGYASIGVTCDKRSFIRFSGQMVK from the coding sequence ATGAAAACCATTAATTTCATAGGATTAGCATTAATCTCTTTTTTGATAATGTCTTGTTCTTCAGGTAAGTCTGTTTTAGGAAAGGTTGATAAATACGCCTGGATTGTCCAACGTATCGACTCCGGAAAGTTTAAGATTGAGGTGAATCAGGCGTATCCTATGCCGGGTACTGTATCAGAAGGGGTTATTAATTTAACGTCAGTGTATACACTGGAGATTCGCAACGATTCTGTGCTGTCCTGGCTTCCATATTATGGCAGGGCTTATGTTGCTCCAATGGATCCGAATCGTGGAGGCCTGGAATTTATGGAGCCGTATTCAAATTACAAGAAGATATATTCCTCAAAGAAAGGTTTCACAATTAACTTCAATGCCAAAACGAAAGAGGATAATTATCGGTTTGTAGTTGAGATCGGCCCGGAAGGATACGCCAGTATAGGTGTGACCTGTGATAAACGAAGTTTCATCCGGTTTTCCGGGCAGATGGTCAAATAA
- the fabF gene encoding beta-ketoacyl-ACP synthase II: MELKRVVVTGLGAISPLGNNVQDTWSAMLNGVSGAGPITLFDASKFKTQFACEVKNFDASKYFDRKELRKFDRYAQFAVAAAKEAIENCGVDLEKTDCDEVGVIFAAGIGGIGTFEQEIGSYYKNEENGPKFNPFFIPKMIADIAAGHISMMYGFRGPNFGTVSACASSTNALIDAFNYIRLGKANMIVAGGAEASITPGGVGGFNSLTALSTRNDEPTKASRPFSKSRDGFVMGEGAACLILEDLDHALARGANILCEVVGGGMSADAYHLTATHPEGLGAKLVMARALKDAGMNPEDIDYINVHGTSTPVGDISESKAIKDVFGEHAYKLNISSTKSMTGHLLGAAGAIEAIASILSVVNDIVPPTINFTEGDEDENIDYKLNYTFNQAQKREVRAALSNTFGFGGHNASIIVKKFVK, encoded by the coding sequence ATGGAATTAAAAAGAGTTGTAGTAACGGGTCTGGGAGCAATTTCACCACTCGGCAATAACGTACAGGACACCTGGAGCGCTATGCTGAATGGAGTAAGTGGTGCCGGGCCTATTACTCTTTTCGATGCTTCCAAGTTCAAAACTCAGTTTGCCTGCGAAGTAAAAAACTTCGACGCAAGCAAATATTTCGACCGTAAAGAGTTGCGTAAATTCGACCGTTACGCTCAGTTTGCCGTAGCTGCCGCCAAAGAAGCTATCGAAAACTGTGGTGTTGACCTCGAAAAAACCGATTGCGATGAAGTAGGTGTTATCTTTGCTGCCGGTATCGGTGGTATCGGTACATTCGAACAAGAGATCGGTTCATACTACAAAAACGAAGAAAACGGCCCGAAATTCAATCCATTCTTCATCCCGAAGATGATTGCTGACATCGCTGCCGGTCACATCTCTATGATGTACGGTTTCCGCGGTCCGAACTTTGGAACTGTATCAGCATGTGCTTCTTCAACCAACGCACTGATCGACGCATTCAACTATATCAGACTGGGAAAAGCAAATATGATTGTAGCCGGAGGAGCTGAGGCTTCTATTACACCTGGCGGTGTGGGCGGTTTCAACTCTTTGACTGCTTTGTCGACCCGTAACGACGAACCGACAAAAGCTTCCCGTCCGTTTAGCAAAAGCCGTGATGGATTCGTAATGGGTGAAGGTGCTGCTTGTCTGATTTTGGAAGATCTTGATCACGCCTTAGCACGCGGAGCAAATATTTTGTGTGAGGTAGTTGGTGGCGGTATGTCTGCTGACGCTTATCACCTGACAGCGACTCACCCTGAAGGGTTGGGTGCGAAACTGGTAATGGCTAGAGCATTGAAAGATGCCGGCATGAATCCTGAAGACATTGATTACATCAACGTTCACGGTACTTCAACTCCGGTTGGGGATATCTCTGAATCGAAAGCAATCAAAGATGTATTCGGCGAACATGCTTACAAACTGAACATCAGCTCAACCAAATCGATGACTGGTCACCTTCTTGGTGCTGCCGGAGCTATCGAAGCGATTGCATCTATACTGTCAGTTGTAAATGACATTGTACCTCCAACCATCAACTTTACTGAAGGAGATGAAGATGAAAATATTGACTACAAGCTCAATTACACCTTCAACCAGGCTCAGAAACGCGAAGTAAGAGCTGCTCTTTCTAACACATTTGGTTTCGGTGGACACAACGCAAGTATCATCGTTAAGAAATTTGTTAAGTAA
- a CDS encoding PspC domain-containing protein, whose product MKKTLTINLANTVYHIDEDAYNKLQVYFENLRKHFSNEEDANEILTDIEARFSELFNERLKYGMQVITLKEVDETIGIMGNPNEFEDTTDHPDANGENSESNDEKTPQKKKRRLYRDIENQKIAGVAAGLAAYLNVDVTLIRVILLLLVLIGVGSIIPIYLILWIAIPEAHTSAQKLEMRGEEPTIENIKNFVKENVERVAEKAEKEIKAARERNFFQKAGDGLIEIIQAVAKVLMALIGGVFGLLGLIILLMLLASIAFVVPFLITGASSPFFPFGSNIYIEGYNIGNLAMYPQLMVSLLLFIGIPLGAIAYAIFQKIFNWRPTSKSTGWILVAIWLISFTLTMYYGIIYAHEIFVLNSTNL is encoded by the coding sequence ATGAAAAAGACACTGACTATAAATCTCGCAAATACGGTCTATCATATTGACGAAGATGCTTACAATAAGCTCCAGGTGTATTTCGAAAATCTAAGAAAGCATTTTTCTAACGAAGAAGATGCCAATGAAATACTAACAGATATAGAAGCCCGGTTTTCAGAGTTATTTAACGAAAGGCTGAAGTATGGCATGCAGGTAATCACACTAAAAGAAGTGGATGAGACTATTGGCATTATGGGAAATCCAAATGAATTTGAAGACACGACCGATCACCCTGATGCCAACGGTGAAAACAGCGAATCAAATGATGAAAAGACGCCTCAGAAGAAAAAACGCAGATTATACCGGGACATCGAGAATCAGAAAATTGCGGGAGTCGCTGCCGGTCTGGCTGCATATCTGAATGTGGATGTTACGCTGATACGAGTGATACTTCTTTTACTGGTATTGATTGGGGTCGGTTCCATTATTCCAATTTACCTGATATTATGGATTGCCATTCCAGAGGCACACACGTCCGCGCAAAAACTTGAAATGCGTGGAGAAGAACCAACCATCGAGAATATCAAAAACTTTGTCAAAGAAAATGTGGAGCGGGTTGCCGAAAAGGCAGAAAAGGAGATAAAAGCAGCCCGCGAAAGGAATTTTTTTCAAAAAGCAGGTGATGGGCTTATAGAAATCATCCAGGCTGTCGCCAAAGTGCTAATGGCTTTAATTGGTGGAGTATTTGGGCTATTAGGATTAATAATACTACTTATGCTTTTGGCCTCTATTGCTTTTGTAGTACCGTTCCTTATTACAGGAGCCAGCTCTCCGTTTTTCCCATTCGGTTCCAACATTTACATTGAAGGATATAACATCGGCAATCTGGCTATGTATCCGCAGTTAATGGTTTCGTTATTACTGTTTATCGGAATTCCGTTGGGAGCGATTGCTTATGCTATTTTCCAGAAAATATTCAACTGGAGACCCACCTCTAAAAGCACCGGATGGATCTTGGTTGCTATTTGGCTGATCAGCTTCACTCTGACAATGTATTACGGAATAATTTACGCTCACGAAATATTCGTTTTAAATTCAACCAACCTATAA
- the rnc gene encoding ribonuclease III, producing MLKNLYRKIRLFSNKKKEPYLLYSKILGFYPNDIEVYEQAFLHKSSSLKNEKGRWVNNERLEFLGDAILDAIVADIVYHKFEGKKEGFLTNTRSKIVQRESLNRIALELGLDKFIVISSRTKSHNSCIYGNALEALIGAIYVDQGYEKCRQFVEKKMLEPYIDLTHIARKEVNFKSKLIEWSQKYKIPIEFSLIESFTDNDNNPVFQTQTLISGISAGVGIGYSKKESQQNAAKMAMKKIQTDKDFSELIFKGVNPAEGDEDLNDPDIYNDEENPVPPVIVTENQPEPETSTPEEPKKEPKAE from the coding sequence GTGCTTAAGAATTTATACAGAAAAATACGGCTCTTTTCGAATAAGAAGAAAGAGCCGTATTTACTTTACTCCAAAATCCTCGGATTCTACCCCAATGACATCGAGGTTTACGAACAGGCCTTTTTACATAAATCCTCCTCTCTAAAAAACGAAAAAGGCAGATGGGTCAATAATGAACGCCTTGAATTCCTGGGTGATGCCATTCTTGATGCTATTGTTGCAGATATTGTTTACCACAAATTTGAAGGAAAAAAAGAGGGCTTCCTCACCAACACGCGTTCCAAAATCGTTCAGCGCGAATCGCTAAACCGGATCGCCCTTGAGCTTGGACTGGATAAATTTATCGTTATCTCATCCCGCACCAAATCTCACAACAGCTGTATTTACGGCAATGCTTTGGAAGCACTTATCGGCGCTATCTACGTTGACCAGGGCTATGAAAAATGCCGCCAGTTCGTAGAGAAGAAAATGCTCGAGCCATACATCGATCTGACACACATCGCCCGCAAAGAGGTCAACTTCAAATCAAAACTGATTGAATGGAGCCAGAAATACAAAATTCCGATCGAATTCAGCCTTATTGAATCGTTTACCGATAACGACAACAATCCCGTATTCCAGACTCAAACTCTTATCTCCGGAATCTCCGCCGGCGTAGGAATCGGCTATTCAAAAAAAGAATCGCAACAGAATGCCGCCAAAATGGCTATGAAAAAGATCCAGACCGACAAGGACTTTAGCGAGCTGATTTTCAAAGGAGTGAATCCGGCTGAAGGTGACGAAGATTTGAATGATCCGGACATTTACAATGACGAGGAAAATCCGGTTCCCCCGGTAATCGTTACAGAAAATCAGCCAGAGCCGGAAACATCTACACCGGAAGAACCGAAGAAAGAACCTAAAGCTGAATAA
- a CDS encoding PadR family transcriptional regulator, with protein MNIENVKSQMRKGVLEYCILLILNKGEAYVSDIIQSLKDARLIVVEGTLYPLLTRLKNDELLSYTWKESSQGPPRKYYNLTEKGHTFLTELEKSWNELNETILSLKR; from the coding sequence ATGAATATAGAAAACGTAAAGTCACAGATGCGGAAAGGGGTATTGGAGTACTGTATCTTACTGATTCTAAACAAAGGAGAAGCTTATGTATCGGACATTATCCAATCTCTGAAAGATGCCCGACTGATTGTAGTAGAAGGCACCCTATATCCCTTGCTCACACGGCTTAAGAACGATGAACTACTCTCCTATACATGGAAAGAGTCTTCGCAAGGACCACCGCGTAAGTACTACAATCTGACAGAGAAAGGACACACATTCCTGACTGAACTTGAAAAATCATGGAATGAACTGAATGAGACAATCCTGAGTTTAAAAAGATAA
- a CDS encoding DEAD/DEAH box helicase, with product MSEKLVITLLHEHKTLGALVYPYVAQVLSPIAMQLLEPLTPECANNYPELVSPEISRLITYSDKYSEHALFRLFNKDKKQKFKEFIEHIDEDTSDKTIRPYIEKYQTKVLAIIKQTATPLFIKDSFDQTVSTACRIHISDMEYTPHFHFNRNENGFQYTLQIKSAKGLLDILHSKATILCQFPCWLQINRELYHINGIEASKLKPFLKNPHICIPKHLEETYFKGYIAEAIRRFETTSEGFTIEYQQPEPHPLLVLTHTLDFRLAFELQFSYNGLLLKSTDNQPVFVKTETQNNEFKAFKIIRNNDVESQWKARLESDEFIQLKNGLFSLELEDVDALKETYHTINWLNFNKEYIHTIGFDLDEQILKDEYFTNDIDLIIETGEKTDWFDVNIKVRFGEFLIPFSKLRNNLKEGNREFILPDKRIAIIPEEWFARFRDLVELGKVNQEGNFELPKFHFNLLEQISGIKQYDSALLFTENKLVSLPLALKAQLRPYQETGFQWMYQLQQNGFGGILADDMGLGKTLQTITLIAKLREEEYPASNFQQNAQLDIFAPPPVIVKPILIVMPLSLLFNWEREIRKFAPTLQVRNLTNETAWRNHGVPLFTDIAIISYGTMRNYADKLAKTEFRCLILDESQNIKNPTSKTYQAVMKLKGDFRVSISGTPIENRLADLWAQFNFINPGLLGNYTYFKREFAAPIEKGDQTGKQERLQKLIQPFLLRRTKEMVAPDLPELTQQTIFCDMSQSQRSLYETEKSRIRNWVMDNISRVGVKRSSIIILKALHTLRLMANHPALSHPDYKDDSGKSNIIFEYLSDIVEQGHKVLIFSSYVRHLHLVEQHLKQKGIGYEKLTGSLKQKERIEAVARFQENTDKSVFLISLKAGGIGLNLTAADYIFILDPWWNPAAEAQALNRAHRIGQDKKVFVYRFITRQTIEEKIQQLQEKKSELSALIQRTDNPLSQLKAEELSALLE from the coding sequence ATGTCGGAAAAGTTAGTCATCACCCTGCTGCATGAGCACAAAACCTTGGGAGCGCTCGTATATCCGTATGTCGCTCAGGTTCTGAGTCCGATTGCTATGCAGTTACTGGAGCCGCTGACTCCAGAATGTGCCAATAACTATCCGGAACTTGTATCGCCGGAAATCAGCAGACTAATTACCTATTCTGATAAATATAGCGAACATGCACTATTCAGGCTGTTCAACAAAGACAAAAAGCAAAAGTTTAAGGAGTTTATCGAGCACATTGACGAAGATACTTCTGACAAGACGATCCGTCCATACATCGAAAAATACCAGACGAAGGTTCTGGCTATAATAAAACAAACTGCGACTCCTCTTTTCATAAAAGATTCTTTTGACCAAACGGTTTCCACAGCATGTCGCATTCATATATCCGACATGGAGTACACCCCCCATTTTCACTTTAACAGAAATGAAAATGGTTTTCAATATACACTTCAAATCAAGTCCGCAAAGGGGCTATTGGATATCCTCCATTCCAAAGCAACGATTCTTTGTCAGTTTCCCTGTTGGCTCCAGATTAACCGTGAGTTATACCACATCAACGGTATCGAGGCAAGCAAACTCAAACCCTTTTTGAAAAATCCTCATATCTGTATTCCAAAGCATTTAGAGGAAACATATTTCAAAGGCTATATAGCAGAAGCCATCAGACGGTTTGAAACCACATCTGAAGGCTTTACCATTGAATACCAACAACCTGAGCCTCATCCCTTACTGGTATTAACCCACACACTCGACTTCCGACTAGCGTTTGAATTACAATTCAGCTATAATGGTTTGTTACTCAAATCAACAGACAACCAGCCCGTATTTGTCAAAACGGAAACTCAAAACAATGAATTTAAAGCCTTCAAAATCATCCGCAATAACGATGTAGAATCCCAATGGAAGGCCAGATTGGAATCGGATGAATTCATTCAACTTAAAAACGGATTGTTCTCTCTGGAGCTAGAAGATGTAGACGCATTGAAAGAAACCTACCACACCATCAACTGGTTGAATTTCAACAAAGAATATATTCACACAATTGGTTTTGACCTTGACGAGCAGATTCTGAAGGATGAGTATTTCACCAATGACATTGATTTAATCATCGAAACCGGAGAAAAGACGGATTGGTTTGACGTAAATATCAAAGTCAGATTTGGCGAGTTTTTAATTCCCTTTTCCAAACTCAGGAATAACCTCAAAGAGGGAAACCGTGAATTCATACTTCCAGACAAACGCATAGCAATAATCCCGGAAGAGTGGTTTGCCCGATTCCGCGATCTGGTGGAACTGGGAAAAGTAAATCAGGAGGGAAACTTCGAACTCCCCAAATTTCATTTCAACCTGTTAGAACAAATTAGCGGCATTAAACAATACGATTCAGCTCTGCTGTTTACAGAAAATAAGCTCGTTTCACTCCCTTTAGCCTTAAAAGCCCAATTGCGCCCTTATCAGGAAACTGGCTTCCAATGGATGTACCAACTTCAGCAAAACGGGTTCGGTGGCATTCTGGCGGATGACATGGGACTTGGAAAAACTCTTCAGACCATTACTCTTATAGCTAAATTGCGGGAGGAAGAATATCCGGCATCCAACTTCCAACAGAATGCTCAACTGGATATATTTGCTCCACCTCCCGTTATTGTGAAACCCATTCTGATAGTTATGCCACTCTCCCTTCTCTTCAACTGGGAAAGGGAAATCAGAAAATTCGCACCAACTCTTCAAGTAAGAAACCTGACCAACGAAACAGCATGGCGAAATCACGGTGTTCCACTTTTTACCGATATCGCTATTATTTCGTACGGAACTATGCGCAATTATGCCGATAAATTAGCCAAAACGGAATTTCGATGCCTTATTCTGGATGAAAGCCAAAACATCAAGAATCCTACTTCAAAAACCTATCAGGCTGTTATGAAACTGAAGGGGGATTTCAGGGTTTCTATTTCCGGCACTCCCATCGAAAACAGGCTGGCAGACTTATGGGCACAATTCAATTTCATCAATCCGGGATTGTTGGGCAATTACACCTACTTCAAACGGGAATTTGCAGCTCCCATCGAAAAGGGCGACCAGACCGGCAAACAGGAGCGTTTACAAAAACTTATCCAACCTTTTCTGCTCAGAAGAACGAAAGAAATGGTTGCACCTGATCTTCCGGAACTGACCCAGCAAACCATCTTCTGCGATATGAGTCAGTCTCAACGTTCTCTGTACGAAACAGAAAAATCGAGAATCAGAAACTGGGTGATGGACAATATCTCCAGAGTTGGCGTGAAACGTTCGTCAATCATAATACTGAAAGCACTTCACACTCTAAGGCTGATGGCCAATCACCCGGCTCTCTCCCACCCCGATTACAAAGATGATTCAGGAAAAAGCAACATTATCTTTGAATACCTCTCTGACATTGTGGAACAGGGTCATAAGGTGCTGATTTTCTCTTCCTATGTACGACATCTGCATCTGGTGGAGCAACATCTGAAACAAAAGGGAATAGGCTACGAGAAGCTAACCGGTAGCCTGAAGCAGAAAGAGCGCATTGAGGCTGTTGCCCGTTTCCAGGAAAATACAGATAAATCAGTTTTTCTTATTTCTTTAAAGGCAGGAGGCATCGGACTCAATCTGACAGCTGCGGATTACATTTTCATCCTTGATCCATGGTGGAATCCGGCCGCTGAAGCACAGGCACTCAACCGGGCGCACCGCATCGGACAGGATAAAAAAGTTTTTGTTTATCGTTTCATCACCCGACAAACGATCGAAGAAAAAATCCAGCAACTTCAGGAAAAGAAAAGCGAATTATCCGCCCTGATTCAGAGGACGGATAATCCGCTTAGCCAACTAAAAGCAGAAGAACTCTCTGCTTTACTGGAATAA
- the purN gene encoding phosphoribosylglycinamide formyltransferase — MKKLAILASGSGSNAENIANYFKGKGIAEITLILSNNPNAYVLERAKKLGIPSFVFTKKEMNETEALLDAIKKSGAEWIILAGFLLKVPQNLLEAFDGKIVNIHPALLPKFGGKGMYGERVHQAVIESGETESGITIHYVNEHYDEGAIIFQAKCPVLKEDTADDVATKVHALEYEYFPKVIEELLLNDK, encoded by the coding sequence ATGAAAAAACTTGCCATTTTAGCGTCAGGTTCCGGTTCAAATGCCGAGAATATTGCCAATTATTTTAAAGGAAAAGGCATTGCGGAGATTACATTGATCCTTTCAAACAACCCCAATGCATACGTGTTGGAGCGAGCCAAAAAGCTGGGGATTCCCTCTTTTGTATTTACCAAAAAAGAGATGAATGAAACTGAGGCTTTATTGGATGCTATCAAAAAAAGCGGTGCGGAGTGGATTATTCTGGCCGGATTCCTGCTCAAAGTACCTCAGAATCTGCTGGAAGCTTTTGATGGTAAAATTGTCAATATCCACCCGGCGCTATTGCCTAAGTTTGGTGGCAAAGGAATGTATGGCGAACGTGTGCATCAGGCCGTTATAGAATCCGGAGAAACGGAGTCAGGAATTACCATTCATTATGTGAATGAGCACTACGATGAGGGAGCTATCATTTTTCAGGCAAAATGCCCGGTGCTGAAAGAGGATACCGCGGATGATGTAGCCACAAAAGTTCATGCTCTTGAATACGAGTATTTCCCCAAAGTGATTGAAGAGCTGCTTTTAAATGATAAGTGA
- a CDS encoding phosphoenolpyruvate carboxykinase (GTP): MTKNHDLIHWVNKWAELMTPDKIYWCDGSEEENQHLLNGMVSSGMAVRLNDKLRPNSYYFQSDPSDVARVESRTFICSESREDAGPTNNWHDPEQMKTTLREHYKGCMKGRTMYVIPFCMGPLHSDISHLGVQLTDSPYVVVNMRITTRMGKEVLALIDHSDIFVPCVHSVGYPLEPGQPDVKWPCAPIERKYIAHFPETREIWSFGSGYGGNALLGKKCFALRIASTLALDEGWMAEHMLILGITNPQGEKKYFVAAFPSACGKTNLAMLTPTLPGWKVETIGDDIAWLEFRHDGRLYAVNPENGFFGVAPCTSMDTNPNAMLSVSKNALFTNVGLTPDGDVWWEGIGHDMPPGTMDWKGRFHEPTHCEPIAHLNSRFTAPASQCPSIDPDWENPMGVPISAILFGGRRATTVPLILEARNWDHGVFMGSTIGSEVTAAAIGLKPGVRRDPFAMLPFCGYNMGDYFAHWIEMGKCTRPELLPKIFTVNWFRKKEGQFLWPGYCENSRILAYIFDRCNNERKTENTPLGVIPATGEINTEGLDITTEQLEQLFRIDPDEWKDEVDSIDEHYNKFSHLPAELHNELEMLKINLGL; the protein is encoded by the coding sequence ATGACAAAGAATCACGATTTAATCCATTGGGTAAATAAATGGGCCGAACTTATGACTCCCGATAAAATCTATTGGTGCGATGGCTCAGAAGAGGAAAATCAACATTTGTTGAATGGTATGGTCTCCAGCGGAATGGCCGTCAGGCTTAATGATAAACTAAGACCCAATTCCTATTACTTTCAATCCGACCCGAGTGATGTCGCCCGGGTGGAAAGCCGGACCTTTATCTGTTCCGAATCGCGGGAAGATGCCGGACCGACCAATAACTGGCATGATCCGGAACAAATGAAGACAACCCTGCGTGAACACTATAAAGGCTGCATGAAAGGACGCACAATGTATGTGATCCCATTTTGCATGGGCCCACTACACTCCGACATATCCCACCTTGGCGTTCAACTTACCGATTCACCTTATGTGGTGGTCAATATGCGCATCACTACCCGTATGGGAAAAGAGGTACTTGCCCTGATAGACCATTCCGATATATTTGTACCATGCGTCCATTCCGTAGGTTACCCGCTTGAACCGGGACAACCGGATGTAAAGTGGCCATGTGCTCCTATTGAACGAAAATATATCGCCCATTTCCCCGAAACCCGTGAAATCTGGTCCTTTGGCTCCGGTTACGGAGGAAACGCCCTGTTAGGGAAGAAGTGTTTTGCCTTGCGCATTGCCTCCACCTTAGCTCTTGATGAAGGCTGGATGGCCGAGCACATGCTTATCCTCGGCATCACAAACCCGCAAGGAGAAAAGAAATACTTTGTAGCGGCATTTCCATCGGCTTGCGGGAAAACAAATCTGGCCATGCTGACCCCTACCCTGCCCGGCTGGAAAGTCGAGACCATCGGTGATGATATAGCCTGGCTGGAATTTCGTCACGACGGGCGGCTCTATGCCGTCAATCCTGAAAACGGATTCTTTGGCGTAGCGCCCTGCACTTCCATGGATACCAATCCGAATGCAATGTTGTCCGTGAGCAAAAACGCACTGTTTACCAATGTGGGACTGACCCCGGATGGCGACGTATGGTGGGAAGGCATCGGGCACGATATGCCTCCCGGAACAATGGACTGGAAAGGCCGCTTCCACGAACCGACACATTGCGAACCCATCGCCCACCTGAATTCACGCTTTACAGCACCTGCATCACAGTGCCCCAGCATCGACCCCGACTGGGAAAATCCTATGGGAGTTCCTATTTCGGCCATACTCTTCGGTGGCCGGCGGGCGACAACAGTTCCGTTGATCCTCGAAGCCCGCAACTGGGATCACGGGGTATTTATGGGATCAACTATCGGCTCGGAAGTAACGGCCGCAGCTATCGGTCTGAAACCCGGCGTCCGTCGCGATCCGTTTGCCATGTTACCTTTCTGCGGATATAATATGGGCGATTACTTTGCCCACTGGATAGAGATGGGAAAATGCACCAGGCCGGAGCTATTACCTAAGATATTTACAGTAAACTGGTTCCGCAAAAAGGAGGGTCAGTTCCTGTGGCCCGGATATTGTGAAAACAGCCGGATACTGGCCTACATTTTTGACCGCTGCAATAATGAAAGGAAAACAGAGAATACTCCGTTAGGGGTAATCCCTGCGACCGGAGAAATAAACACCGAAGGGCTTGACATAACTACAGAACAACTGGAACAGCTATTCAGAATAGATCCGGATGAATGGAAAGACGAAGTGGACTCAATTGATGAACACTATAACAAATTCAGTCATTTACCGGCAGAGCTACATAACGAGTTGGAGATGTTGAAGATAAATCTCGGGCTGTAG
- a CDS encoding acyl carrier protein produces the protein MSEIASKVKAIIVDKLGVEESEVTPEASFTNDLGADSLDTVELIMEFEKEFGISIPDDQAEKIATVGDAIAHIEAATK, from the coding sequence ATGTCTGAAATTGCATCTAAAGTAAAAGCGATTATCGTTGACAAATTGGGAGTAGAAGAATCAGAAGTAACTCCAGAGGCAAGCTTCACTAACGATCTTGGAGCTGATTCACTTGACACTGTAGAGTTGATCATGGAATTCGAAAAAGAATTCGGTATCTCTATTCCAGACGATCAAGCTGAGAAAATTGCTACTGTAGGCGACGCTATCGCTCACATCGAAGCAGCTACTAAGTAA
- a CDS encoding fructosamine kinase family protein, whose product MKTFNQQLTDRIESILNGKITSVIPVPGGDINRAFRISVGHDNFFIKINSSVKFPDMFRKEARGLQLLRDADGLHIPQVIAFEVVDDTTFLLMEFLHPGNRSPHYWRDMGRGLATIHNTTASVFGLEESNYIGSLVQQNTQHWSWTDFFVQERIAPMIKRAHDHHLISKKLEQQFNSFMSKVGEIFPLEAPALLHGDLWIGNQIPDASGNPCLIDPAVYFGLRETDIAMTRLFGHFSTEFYHAYNEIFPLQPGWEERMDYYNLYPLLVHLNLFGSSYLPQIEDILEAF is encoded by the coding sequence ATGAAAACCTTCAATCAACAACTGACAGACAGGATTGAATCTATACTGAACGGAAAAATAACATCCGTTATCCCTGTCCCCGGAGGAGATATCAACCGGGCTTTTCGTATTTCAGTAGGACACGACAACTTTTTCATCAAGATAAACTCCTCTGTAAAATTTCCGGATATGTTTCGCAAAGAGGCCCGGGGACTGCAACTTCTGAGGGATGCCGACGGGTTACATATTCCGCAGGTAATTGCGTTTGAAGTAGTGGATGATACCACATTCCTGCTCATGGAATTCCTGCATCCTGGCAACCGGTCGCCTCATTACTGGCGGGATATGGGCCGTGGACTGGCAACCATCCACAATACAACAGCATCTGTCTTTGGCCTGGAAGAATCGAACTATATCGGGTCATTGGTGCAACAAAACACACAACACTGGAGCTGGACCGACTTTTTTGTTCAGGAAAGAATTGCCCCAATGATCAAACGGGCGCATGACCATCATCTGATCAGTAAAAAACTGGAGCAACAATTTAATAGTTTCATGAGTAAGGTCGGAGAGATATTTCCACTTGAAGCACCGGCGTTGTTACACGGCGACCTCTGGATTGGAAACCAGATACCGGATGCTTCGGGAAATCCCTGCCTGATCGACCCGGCGGTATATTTCGGACTCAGAGAAACTGATATTGCCATGACCCGGTTATTCGGTCATTTCAGCACGGAGTTTTACCATGCTTACAATGAAATATTCCCGTTGCAACCGGGATGGGAAGAGCGTATGGATTACTACAATCTTTATCCGTTACTGGTACACCTCAATCTGTTTGGCTCGTCTTATTTGCCTCAGATCGAGGATATCCTCGAAGCGTTTTGA